From Corynebacterium sp. BD556, the proteins below share one genomic window:
- a CDS encoding acyl-CoA carboxylase subunit beta codes for MTVSSHMTDLEGLDAPQSTADKIADLKRRREEAHTPMGKAAHDKVRDAGRLTARERLDYLLDEGSFVETDQLVRHRTHEFGMEKKRPVTDGIVTGWGTIDGREVCVFSQDGTVFGGALGEVYGEKMVKIQQLAVTTGRPLIGLYEGAGARIQEGAVSLDWIARTFYQNVKASGVVPQISVIMGACAGGNAYSPALTDFVVMVDKTSKMFVTGPDVITTVTGEVITQEELGGAWPHMNTAGNCHYVASSDEDALDWVTDLVGFLPNNSRSMPPSENFSVEEVDTEITEADLALDSIIPDSPNQPYDVREVISALADDGEFFEIMQQRAENVVTALTRIDGEVVAILANQPSVFAGCLDIDSSEKAARFVRTVDAFNIPLVLLVDVPGFLPGASQEHGGILRRGAKLLYAYAEATVPKITVTMRKSYGGAYCVMGSKGLGADVNLAWPTAQIAVMGAAGAVGFINRKDIKAAKESGMDEAELADLIKSFEREYEDAILNPYLAAERGLIDAVILPSETRTAVAANLRLYRDKTVARPARKHGNIPL; via the coding sequence ATGACTGTTTCTTCCCACATGACTGACTTGGAAGGTCTGGACGCTCCACAGTCCACCGCCGACAAAATCGCCGACCTGAAGCGCCGCCGCGAAGAAGCCCACACCCCGATGGGAAAAGCCGCCCACGACAAGGTGCGCGACGCTGGGCGCCTCACTGCCCGCGAGCGCCTCGACTACCTGCTCGACGAGGGCTCCTTCGTCGAAACCGACCAATTAGTGCGCCACCGCACCCACGAGTTCGGAATGGAAAAGAAACGCCCTGTCACCGACGGCATCGTCACTGGATGGGGCACCATCGACGGCCGCGAAGTGTGCGTGTTTTCACAGGACGGCACCGTCTTCGGCGGTGCCCTCGGTGAGGTTTACGGCGAAAAGATGGTCAAGATCCAACAGCTCGCCGTAACCACCGGCCGCCCATTGATCGGTCTCTACGAAGGTGCCGGGGCCCGCATCCAGGAAGGCGCGGTGTCCCTGGATTGGATCGCCCGAACCTTCTACCAAAACGTCAAGGCCTCCGGCGTCGTCCCGCAGATCTCCGTGATCATGGGGGCTTGCGCCGGTGGCAACGCCTACTCCCCCGCCTTAACCGATTTCGTGGTCATGGTGGATAAGACCTCCAAGATGTTCGTCACTGGCCCGGACGTGATCACCACCGTCACCGGCGAGGTGATTACCCAAGAAGAACTCGGCGGCGCCTGGCCACACATGAACACCGCCGGCAACTGCCACTACGTCGCCTCCTCCGACGAGGACGCCCTCGACTGGGTGACCGACCTGGTGGGCTTTTTGCCGAATAATTCACGCAGCATGCCCCCTTCGGAAAACTTCAGTGTTGAGGAAGTTGACACCGAAATCACCGAGGCGGATCTAGCGCTCGACAGCATTATCCCGGATTCACCGAACCAACCTTATGACGTGCGCGAGGTCATCTCAGCGCTCGCCGACGACGGCGAGTTCTTTGAGATCATGCAGCAACGCGCCGAAAACGTCGTCACAGCCCTCACCCGCATTGATGGCGAGGTCGTGGCCATTTTGGCCAACCAACCCAGCGTGTTCGCCGGCTGTCTCGACATTGATTCCTCGGAGAAGGCGGCCCGCTTCGTACGCACCGTCGACGCTTTCAACATTCCGCTCGTGCTGCTTGTCGACGTCCCCGGCTTCCTGCCCGGTGCCAGCCAAGAACACGGCGGCATTTTGCGCCGCGGGGCGAAGTTGCTCTACGCCTACGCGGAGGCAACCGTGCCAAAAATCACGGTGACCATGCGCAAGTCTTACGGCGGCGCCTACTGCGTCATGGGGTCGAAGGGTTTAGGCGCGGACGTGAACCTGGCGTGGCCGACCGCTCAGATCGCTGTGATGGGAGCGGCGGGCGCGGTGGGCTTTATCAACCGCAAAGACATTAAGGCCGCGAAGGAATCCGGCATGGACGAGGCCGAGTTGGCGGACTTAATCAAAAGCTTCGAGCGCGAGTACGAAGACGCAATTTTAAACCCCTACCTTGCCGCTGAGCGCGGTCTCATCGACGCCGTCATTTTACCCTCCGAAACCCGCACCGCTGTGGCCGCTAACCTGCGCCTCTACCGCGACAAAACCGTTGCCCGCCCGGCGCGCAAGCACGGCAACATCCCGCTGTAA
- a CDS encoding holo-ACP synthase, which produces MHIGTDIVHVPGFAEQLDSPGSRFTAVFTDRELRTCKDKPNRAASLAGRWAAKEAYIKAWSQSLYGSPPAISPEDVNFAEIEVVPDAFGRVALVLRGRIARHGPAAVSLSISHDADYAVAVCLIASS; this is translated from the coding sequence ATGCACATCGGCACCGATATCGTGCACGTTCCGGGTTTCGCCGAACAGCTCGATTCACCCGGCTCCCGTTTCACCGCCGTATTTACCGACCGCGAGTTACGCACGTGCAAAGACAAACCCAACCGAGCGGCCTCGCTGGCCGGGCGGTGGGCGGCGAAGGAGGCATATATCAAGGCGTGGTCGCAGTCGCTGTACGGCTCGCCTCCCGCAATCAGCCCGGAGGACGTCAACTTCGCGGAGATCGAGGTGGTCCCAGACGCCTTCGGGCGAGTCGCTTTAGTGCTGCGTGGCCGCATCGCGCGGCACGGACCCGCTGCAGTATCGCTGTCAATCTCCCACGACGCGGACTACGCGGTGGCCGTGTGTCTGATCGCTTCGTCTTAG
- a CDS encoding biotin--[acetyl-CoA-carboxylase] ligase translates to MTVHDMQFINSEVAHVWRDVRWVESVGSTNALLLATGKPGDVLIADEQTAGRGRMGRTWVTPKGSQLCFSALISIDEVERAGLIPLAAGLAVTDVVPDANLKWPNDVLLGGKKLAGILTEAELNTPQPRVVVGVGLNVAWRREDLPVDTATSLNLEGRDVEWDRFAADTLLALGERMRQWRDNDPQLLGDYRASCVTIGQLVRLQRPNGDVAGVVDGVTETGEVIIDGVAFSAGDVTHLRPTR, encoded by the coding sequence ATGACTGTCCACGACATGCAATTTATCAACTCCGAGGTCGCCCACGTGTGGCGCGATGTGCGCTGGGTCGAATCGGTCGGCTCCACCAACGCCTTGCTGCTTGCTACAGGAAAACCAGGAGACGTCCTCATCGCCGACGAACAAACCGCCGGCCGCGGCCGCATGGGCCGAACATGGGTCACCCCAAAAGGTTCTCAACTGTGCTTCAGCGCGCTCATCAGCATTGACGAGGTCGAACGGGCAGGCTTGATTCCCCTGGCGGCTGGCTTGGCTGTGACCGACGTGGTGCCCGACGCCAACCTGAAATGGCCCAACGACGTCCTTTTGGGCGGCAAAAAACTCGCCGGCATCCTCACCGAGGCCGAGCTCAACACGCCCCAGCCGCGGGTGGTGGTGGGCGTGGGTCTCAACGTCGCCTGGCGCCGCGAGGACCTTCCCGTGGACACAGCGACATCGCTCAATCTCGAAGGCCGCGACGTTGAGTGGGACCGCTTCGCCGCCGATACCTTGCTTGCCCTGGGAGAGAGGATGCGGCAGTGGCGCGACAACGACCCGCAACTCCTCGGAGACTACCGCGCTTCCTGCGTTACCATCGGTCAGTTAGTGCGCCTGCAACGCCCGAACGGCGACGTTGCAGGGGTCGTCGACGGGGTGACGGAGACGGGCGAGGTCATCATCGACGGCGTAGCCTTTTCCGCTGGCGACGTGACTCACCTGCGGCCGACTCGCTAA
- a CDS encoding 5-(carboxyamino)imidazole ribonucleotide synthase codes for MPTVVVVGDGQLARMMHTAAIELGLNTRVLAGAEDASAAQVFGEVQMGDYSNFNDLERAVEGANAVTFDHEHVPNEYAQALIDAGVNVEPRPHALIFAQDKLEQRTKLRSIGAPVPVFAPITSAADAHAFWDRVEGAVCLKASRGGYDGNGVWFPDTREKCAQLAQHLVDKGTPLYAERKIPFDRELSAMVARNRSGQVLSWPVVESVQDDGICRVAISPAPQLDSDLAAYCRDLAVRIATELDVTGVLAVELFQTGEGVVVNELAMRPHNTGHWTQEGSVTSQFEQHLRAVLDWPLGSTEPVAPVTVMVNTLGAEKDPAMPMRERVVEVMRRYPEAKVHLYGKNWRPGRKMGHVNITGEDYEQVRASAEDAAHFIVHAEWKGK; via the coding sequence ATGCCCACTGTCGTCGTTGTCGGCGACGGCCAACTCGCCCGCATGATGCACACAGCCGCGATCGAGCTAGGCCTAAACACCAGGGTGCTCGCCGGCGCCGAGGACGCCTCCGCCGCTCAGGTATTCGGTGAGGTGCAGATGGGTGATTATTCAAACTTCAACGACCTTGAGAGGGCCGTTGAAGGCGCTAATGCGGTCACTTTTGACCACGAGCACGTCCCCAACGAGTACGCGCAAGCGCTTATCGACGCCGGAGTTAACGTCGAACCGCGCCCGCACGCCCTCATTTTCGCGCAGGACAAATTGGAGCAGCGCACCAAGCTGCGCTCCATCGGTGCCCCCGTGCCCGTCTTCGCCCCGATCACCTCCGCCGCGGACGCCCACGCGTTCTGGGATCGTGTCGAGGGTGCGGTGTGTCTGAAAGCCAGCCGCGGCGGCTACGACGGCAACGGCGTGTGGTTTCCCGACACCCGCGAGAAGTGCGCGCAGTTGGCCCAGCATCTTGTGGACAAGGGCACCCCGCTTTATGCCGAGCGCAAGATTCCTTTCGACCGTGAGCTCTCAGCCATGGTAGCCCGCAACCGCTCAGGTCAGGTACTTTCCTGGCCCGTTGTTGAGTCCGTCCAAGACGACGGCATTTGTCGCGTCGCAATCTCTCCGGCTCCGCAGCTCGACAGCGACCTGGCTGCCTATTGCCGCGACCTGGCCGTGCGCATCGCCACCGAACTTGATGTCACGGGCGTGCTCGCTGTGGAGCTGTTCCAGACCGGTGAGGGTGTGGTTGTCAACGAGCTGGCGATGCGCCCCCACAACACCGGCCACTGGACCCAGGAAGGTAGCGTGACCAGCCAGTTCGAGCAGCACCTGCGTGCCGTTTTGGACTGGCCACTCGGATCTACGGAGCCCGTCGCGCCCGTCACGGTCATGGTCAATACCTTGGGTGCGGAAAAGGATCCGGCCATGCCCATGCGCGAGCGGGTCGTTGAGGTGATGCGCCGCTACCCGGAGGCGAAGGTCCACCTGTACGGCAAAAACTGGCGTCCGGGCCGCAAGATGGGCCACGTTAACATCACCGGCGAGGACTACGAGCAGGTGCGCGCAAGTGCCGAAGACGCCGCCCACTTCATCGTCCACGCGGAATGGAAAGGAAAGTAG
- the purE gene encoding 5-(carboxyamino)imidazole ribonucleotide mutase produces MQPIVGLIMGSDSDWDTVAPAAEILAEFSIPFEVGVVSAHRTPEKMLAYASSAHERGLKVIIACAGGAAHLPGMVAAATPLPVIGIPRALKDLDGLDSLLSIVQMPGGVPVATVSIGGAKNAGLLAARILAVADPALLAKMADYQENMAAEVERKDEALRNRLLGE; encoded by the coding sequence ATGCAGCCGATTGTTGGCCTGATCATGGGCTCGGACTCCGATTGGGACACTGTCGCCCCGGCGGCGGAGATCCTCGCGGAGTTCTCCATCCCCTTCGAGGTGGGGGTGGTCTCTGCGCACCGTACACCCGAGAAGATGCTGGCGTACGCCTCCTCCGCCCACGAACGCGGGCTGAAGGTTATCATCGCCTGCGCGGGAGGTGCGGCCCACCTGCCGGGCATGGTGGCCGCCGCCACACCGTTGCCAGTTATCGGTATTCCCCGGGCGCTCAAGGACCTCGACGGGCTCGATTCGTTGTTGTCCATTGTGCAGATGCCGGGTGGAGTTCCCGTCGCCACTGTGTCGATCGGCGGGGCCAAAAACGCTGGTCTGCTCGCCGCACGTATCCTCGCCGTGGCCGATCCTGCGCTGCTTGCCAAGATGGCCGACTATCAGGAAAACATGGCTGCCGAGGTGGAGCGCAAGGATGAAGCCCTGCGCAACCGGTTGCTGGGTGAATAA
- a CDS encoding YdcF family protein, producing the protein MKPCATGCWVNNPPIVVLGARIIDGRPSRMLEARLSTALDLWSSTPASALVVSGRNEAEAMAAWLADKNVPPEAIVAELRAESTNENLENTRALFPDAAYLSVVTNNFHVLRTRVWAWHLGIPVRVIAAPTPRRCRLKNYAREIVALPHSIARVAWRKAVRRLHTHRLGGNKAATG; encoded by the coding sequence ATGAAGCCCTGCGCAACCGGTTGCTGGGTGAATAACCCACCCATTGTCGTATTGGGCGCCCGCATCATCGACGGGCGCCCCTCCCGCATGCTTGAAGCACGCTTGTCGACGGCCCTTGACCTCTGGTCCTCCACCCCCGCAAGTGCCCTGGTGGTCAGTGGTCGCAATGAAGCCGAAGCCATGGCCGCCTGGCTTGCCGACAAGAATGTGCCCCCGGAAGCAATCGTGGCGGAGCTTCGCGCAGAATCCACCAACGAAAATCTCGAAAACACCCGTGCCCTTTTCCCCGACGCCGCCTACCTTAGCGTGGTAACGAATAACTTCCACGTTCTGCGTACCCGCGTCTGGGCCTGGCACCTCGGCATCCCTGTGCGCGTTATTGCTGCTCCCACTCCGCGACGGTGCCGACTCAAAAACTACGCCCGCGAAATTGTGGCCCTGCCGCACTCCATTGCCCGCGTGGCGTGGCGCAAAGCGGTGCGGAGGTTGCACACACATCGATTAGGCGGAAACAAAGCTGCAACCGGGTGA
- a CDS encoding rhodanese-like domain-containing protein encodes MALLEQARSQIRRVAPREAFESGATLIDIRTAAHRATGGDIPGAIVVDLTVLPWRLDPTFAWRIPEATSWDRPYVLICRHGFSSSVAVHLLQQMGLTNVADVDGGFEAWVAAGLPVALSGYTADVRE; translated from the coding sequence ATGGCACTGCTGGAGCAGGCGCGCTCGCAGATCCGCCGCGTCGCGCCGCGCGAGGCCTTCGAGTCGGGGGCCACGCTTATAGACATCCGCACCGCCGCCCACCGCGCCACCGGCGGCGACATCCCCGGCGCAATCGTTGTCGATTTAACCGTCCTGCCCTGGCGCCTCGACCCGACCTTCGCCTGGCGCATCCCGGAGGCCACCTCCTGGGATAGGCCGTACGTGCTCATTTGCCGGCACGGGTTTTCCTCCTCCGTCGCGGTTCATCTTCTGCAACAGATGGGCCTAACCAACGTGGCCGACGTTGACGGGGGTTTCGAGGCATGGGTGGCGGCGGGCCTGCCGGTCGCCTTGTCGGGCTACACCGCGGACGTGCGGGAGTAG
- a CDS encoding carbohydrate ABC transporter permease: MRKLWHYIGVIFIMFWGLAPFYWMLITALRDKAYTFDTTPWPTHVTLENFRDALATNKGNDFLGAIGNSLIISLSTTALAVLVGVFTAYAIARLDFPGKGIITGIILAASMFPGIALVTPLFQLFGNLGWIGTYRAMVIPNISFALPLTIYTLISFFQQLPWDLEEAARVDGASRGQAFRLVLLPLAAPAIFTTAILAFITTWNEFMLARQLSTTATEPVTVAIARFSGPSAFEYPYAAIMAAGSLVTVPLIIMVLIFQRRIVSGLTAGGVKG; encoded by the coding sequence ATGAGAAAGCTCTGGCACTACATCGGCGTCATCTTCATCATGTTCTGGGGACTTGCACCCTTCTATTGGATGCTGATTACCGCGCTGCGCGACAAGGCGTACACTTTCGACACCACTCCGTGGCCCACACACGTGACGCTGGAAAATTTCCGCGACGCGCTCGCCACCAACAAAGGAAACGACTTCTTAGGCGCCATTGGCAACTCGCTGATCATTTCCCTGTCTACAACCGCACTAGCTGTACTCGTGGGCGTGTTTACCGCCTACGCCATCGCCCGGTTGGATTTCCCCGGCAAAGGCATCATCACCGGCATCATCCTCGCCGCCTCAATGTTTCCAGGCATCGCACTCGTAACGCCTTTGTTCCAGCTCTTTGGCAACCTCGGCTGGATCGGCACGTACCGTGCCATGGTCATCCCCAACATTTCCTTCGCCCTGCCGCTGACGATCTACACTCTCATCTCGTTTTTTCAGCAGCTACCATGGGACCTCGAGGAAGCGGCGCGTGTCGACGGCGCCTCGCGCGGGCAGGCCTTCCGCCTGGTCCTGCTGCCGCTGGCCGCACCCGCCATCTTCACCACGGCGATTTTGGCGTTCATCACCACCTGGAACGAGTTCATGCTCGCCCGCCAACTGTCCACCACCGCGACCGAACCCGTCACGGTGGCCATCGCACGCTTTTCCGGGCCGAGCGCCTTTGAGTACCCCTACGCCGCGATCATGGCGGCGGGCTCCCTTGTCACCGTGCCGTTGATCATCATGGTGCTTATCTTCCAGCGCCGTATCGTCTCCGGTTTGACCGCTGGCGGTGTCAAGGGCTAA
- a CDS encoding carbohydrate ABC transporter permease — MSTAPTRAKVPRDTGKAAGLVAPALIVLAIVIGYPIIRAIWLSFQGNRRLDPQTGVFTDGGFAGLENYLYWITNRCMSPSGVVGQCPPGVLATDFWPAVRITLFFAVVTVLLETILGMTMALIMNTESAGRAFIRAAVLVPWAIPTAVTAKLWQFMFAPAGIVNSLLGSNIAWTTDPWAARSAVIIADVWKTAPFMALLILAGLQMIPKEVYEAARVDGASRWQQFTRITMPLVRPALMVAVLFRTLDALRMYDLPVIMISGSSNSPTATISQLVVEDMRQGNFNSASSLSTLIFLLIFAVAFIMIRFLGADVRGDEKPKRRLTGRRTAKESAK, encoded by the coding sequence ATGAGCACTGCCCCAACCCGCGCCAAAGTACCGCGCGACACCGGCAAGGCAGCCGGGCTCGTCGCCCCAGCGTTGATCGTGCTGGCCATCGTCATCGGCTACCCGATCATCCGCGCAATCTGGTTGTCCTTTCAAGGCAACCGCCGCTTAGACCCCCAAACTGGAGTGTTTACCGACGGCGGCTTCGCCGGGCTGGAGAACTATCTCTACTGGATCACCAACCGGTGCATGTCACCGTCGGGCGTGGTAGGCCAGTGCCCACCCGGAGTGCTCGCCACCGACTTCTGGCCGGCGGTTCGCATCACCTTGTTTTTTGCCGTGGTCACTGTGCTCCTGGAAACCATTTTGGGCATGACCATGGCCTTGATCATGAACACCGAGTCGGCTGGACGCGCCTTCATCCGCGCCGCGGTGCTCGTGCCCTGGGCTATTCCCACGGCCGTGACAGCTAAGCTGTGGCAGTTTATGTTCGCCCCCGCCGGGATCGTTAACTCCCTGCTCGGCTCTAACATTGCTTGGACCACCGACCCGTGGGCTGCCCGCAGCGCCGTTATCATCGCCGATGTGTGGAAAACCGCACCGTTTATGGCGCTGCTCATCCTCGCTGGCCTCCAGATGATCCCGAAGGAGGTCTACGAAGCCGCGCGAGTCGACGGCGCTAGCAGGTGGCAACAGTTCACCCGCATCACCATGCCGCTGGTCCGCCCAGCGCTCATGGTCGCCGTACTCTTTCGCACCCTTGATGCTCTGCGCATGTACGACCTGCCCGTCATCATGATCTCCGGTTCCTCCAACTCACCCACCGCAACGATTTCCCAGTTGGTCGTCGAAGACATGCGCCAAGGCAACTTCAATTCCGCTTCCTCGCTATCGACACTGATCTTTCTGCTCATCTTCGCCGTCGCGTTCATCATGATCCGCTTCCTCGGCGCCGATGTGCGCGGCGACGAGAAACCTAAACGGCGGCTCACGGGGCGCCGCACAGCGAAGGAGTCCGCCAAATGA
- a CDS encoding ABC transporter substrate-binding protein has protein sequence MNLVTRKTGAALGAAVLATATLTACSSDSGSGSSSANSEPATQAAGSEAGRGPITFAMGRNDTDKLAPIIEKWNAEHPDEKVTLAELAGEADDQRDTLVQSLQVGNADYDVMALDVVWTADFAANQWLEPLEGDFAVDTSKLLQSTVDSATYGGKLYALPQNTNGQLLFRNTDLVADKPDTFDDIKSACEAIEGDCLTTQLKQYEGLTVNTLGFINGWGGDVIDDNGEPTVESEEAREGLQALVDAYADGTIAKSSTATTEEETNLSFTEGTTAMAINWPYMYSNAVEAGVNFEVQPLVGKDGVGVSTLGGYNNGININSQNKQTAKDFIEFIVSEENQKSFAEASFPPVLASIYDDESLIDEHPYLPALKVSLENAKPRPVSPFYPAISKAIQDNAYAALTAGKSVEDATRDMAAAIKQAS, from the coding sequence ATGAATCTTGTTACCCGCAAGACCGGCGCTGCGTTGGGTGCTGCAGTTTTGGCCACCGCAACCCTAACCGCCTGCTCCTCCGACTCCGGATCCGGCTCGTCCTCCGCCAACTCGGAACCCGCCACCCAAGCTGCAGGTTCTGAGGCTGGGCGCGGCCCCATCACGTTCGCGATGGGCCGCAACGACACCGACAAGCTCGCTCCGATCATTGAGAAATGGAACGCCGAGCACCCGGACGAGAAGGTCACTCTCGCGGAGCTCGCTGGCGAGGCCGACGACCAGCGCGACACCCTCGTGCAGTCTTTGCAGGTCGGCAACGCCGATTACGACGTAATGGCCCTGGACGTTGTCTGGACGGCAGATTTCGCCGCCAATCAGTGGCTTGAGCCGCTTGAGGGCGATTTCGCAGTGGATACCTCTAAGTTGCTGCAGTCCACTGTCGATTCCGCCACCTACGGCGGTAAGCTCTACGCCCTGCCGCAGAACACCAACGGCCAGCTTCTGTTCCGCAACACCGACTTGGTGGCGGACAAGCCCGACACCTTCGATGACATCAAGTCCGCTTGCGAGGCCATTGAGGGTGACTGCCTGACCACTCAGCTCAAGCAGTACGAGGGTCTGACCGTCAACACGCTCGGTTTCATCAATGGCTGGGGCGGCGATGTCATCGACGACAATGGCGAGCCGACCGTCGAGTCCGAAGAGGCCAGGGAGGGCCTGCAGGCGCTTGTCGACGCCTACGCTGACGGCACGATCGCCAAATCCTCCACCGCCACCACCGAGGAGGAGACAAACCTGTCGTTTACCGAGGGCACGACGGCGATGGCGATTAACTGGCCATACATGTACTCAAACGCTGTTGAGGCAGGCGTGAATTTTGAGGTCCAGCCGCTGGTCGGCAAGGACGGGGTGGGCGTGTCCACCCTGGGCGGCTACAACAACGGCATCAATATCAACTCTCAGAACAAGCAGACCGCCAAGGACTTCATCGAGTTCATTGTCTCGGAGGAAAACCAAAAGTCTTTCGCGGAAGCTTCCTTCCCGCCGGTTTTGGCCTCCATCTATGACGATGAGAGCCTCATCGACGAGCACCCGTACCTTCCTGCCTTGAAGGTATCGCTGGAAAATGCGAAGCCGCGTCCGGTTTCCCCGTTCTACCCGGCTATTTCTAAGGCCATCCAGGACAACGCTTACGCCGCCCTGACCGCCGGCAAGAGCGTTGAGGACGCCACCCGCGACATGGCTGCCGCCATCAAGCAGGCCTCCTAA
- a CDS encoding TIGR03089 family protein, with translation MSMLSPLLVSNPSSPRLSFYDESAGTRMDFSAQTLDNWASKVANMLDEEFDLGADAAVLIDIPVSWQAAVIALGTYNSARLPTFAKSASADPDVVFTTLEGAARFTHVPDVVVVSDDPFGRGVVESGGDLPLGAVDFGPTVRFYGDEYFGPSPQLSSWAREDLHAQRYFVSPWHNREDFEARILGPLAAGGSAVVVTGLASADRLEAIMEAENVTRRLL, from the coding sequence ATGAGCATGCTGTCTCCCCTTTTGGTTTCCAACCCGTCGAGTCCGCGGCTTTCCTTTTATGACGAGTCTGCTGGCACACGCATGGATTTTTCCGCGCAGACCCTGGATAACTGGGCGAGCAAGGTGGCCAATATGCTCGATGAGGAGTTCGATTTGGGCGCCGATGCCGCTGTTCTTATCGATATCCCCGTGTCTTGGCAGGCCGCCGTCATCGCCCTGGGCACCTACAATTCTGCCCGGCTCCCCACCTTCGCTAAGAGCGCTTCTGCCGATCCTGATGTTGTGTTTACTACGCTAGAAGGCGCCGCCCGTTTTACCCATGTGCCGGATGTGGTGGTCGTTTCCGACGATCCCTTTGGCCGCGGTGTTGTCGAATCTGGTGGAGATCTTCCCTTAGGCGCTGTGGACTTCGGACCTACCGTTCGCTTCTACGGCGACGAGTACTTCGGCCCCAGCCCGCAGTTGTCTTCTTGGGCGCGAGAGGATCTTCACGCGCAGCGTTACTTCGTTTCCCCCTGGCACAACCGGGAGGATTTCGAGGCGCGGATCTTGGGCCCCTTGGCCGCTGGCGGTTCGGCGGTGGTGGTCACAGGGCTTGCTTCCGCGGACCGCCTTGAGGCGATCATGGAGGCAGAAAACGTCACCCGTCGCCTCCTGTGA